The following are from one region of the Advenella mimigardefordensis DPN7 genome:
- the tagF gene encoding type VI secretion system-associated protein TagF translates to MGGISIDQLSDSLGWYGKMPSSGDFVHRRLDQGLIGWWHRWLSSGLIAMHESVLLSAEQEYMSAPIWNFLIPASLGCDMVQMGCLAPSRDRVGRVYPLLAVLYVPAVQYEAQQVAGSGRFYEHLGRSLLAAVGHGCSATQFEQNIQGARGTLTQMLTRASTQMTEDDGSSDILDILNGGHETAPIEKLDQNDSRWPELALCFNSDAHNSYWWTNQANGAAQKSLVHGGALNIPLFNSLFITHTNFRL, encoded by the coding sequence ATGGGCGGAATCAGTATTGATCAACTTTCGGATTCGCTGGGCTGGTATGGCAAAATGCCGTCCAGTGGCGATTTTGTCCATCGGCGACTTGACCAGGGCCTGATCGGCTGGTGGCATCGCTGGCTCAGTTCCGGTCTGATTGCCATGCATGAGTCGGTGTTGCTGTCGGCCGAGCAGGAATACATGAGTGCACCCATCTGGAATTTTCTGATTCCTGCATCGCTGGGGTGCGATATGGTGCAGATGGGATGCCTGGCGCCCAGTCGCGATCGGGTCGGGCGCGTGTATCCATTGCTGGCCGTTCTGTATGTACCGGCAGTGCAGTATGAAGCGCAGCAGGTAGCGGGTTCGGGGCGGTTTTACGAACATCTGGGGCGCAGCCTGCTGGCAGCGGTCGGGCATGGCTGCTCGGCGACGCAGTTTGAGCAGAATATCCAGGGCGCGCGCGGTACTTTGACACAAATGCTGACACGTGCGTCCACCCAAATGACCGAAGATGACGGCAGCAGTGATATTCTGGATATTCTGAATGGCGGCCATGAAACGGCGCCGATTGAAAAGCTTGACCAGAACGACTCGCGCTGGCCGGAACTGGCGTTGTGCTTCAATAGCGACGCACATAACAGTTATTGGTGGACCAATCAGGCCAATGGCGCCGCGCAAAAGTCTCTGGTGCATGGCGGGGCGCTGAATATTCCGCTGTTCAATTCGCTGTTTATCACGCACACCAATTTCAGGCTGTAG